A section of the Verrucomicrobium sp. GAS474 genome encodes:
- the ruvB gene encoding Holliday junction branch migration DNA helicase RuvB: protein MADPNLLAADPGFELTLRPPALDDFAGQGRIRERILVLIEAAKGRGEPLEHLLFSGPPGLGKTTLANILAREMGANLKCTSGPVIDKAGDLAGLLTSLEKGDILFIDEIHRLNKTIEEYLYPAMEDFRIDIIIDQGPNARSVRLNLPKFTLVGATTRAGMLSAPLRSRFGLVNRLDYYTAEELSGIVARSARLLNVEMDAEGATEVARRSRGTPRIANNLLRWVRDFAAVRNAGRVDKATADAALHMLDIDDDGLDEMDKKLLEALVHKFGGGPVGVSSLAVAVGEESGTLEEVHEPYLILEGFLKRTPQGRVATPKTYQKLGVTPTRKQQDLF, encoded by the coding sequence ATGGCCGATCCGAATCTCCTCGCCGCCGATCCCGGTTTTGAGCTGACGCTCCGTCCGCCCGCGCTCGACGATTTCGCGGGGCAGGGGCGGATCCGGGAGCGGATCCTGGTGCTGATCGAGGCGGCGAAGGGGCGCGGGGAGCCGCTGGAGCATCTGCTGTTCAGCGGCCCGCCGGGGCTGGGGAAGACGACGCTGGCGAATATCCTGGCGCGGGAGATGGGGGCGAACCTGAAGTGCACGTCGGGCCCGGTGATCGACAAGGCGGGCGATCTGGCGGGGCTGCTGACGTCGCTGGAGAAGGGGGACATCCTGTTCATCGACGAGATCCATCGGCTGAACAAGACGATCGAGGAGTATCTCTACCCGGCGATGGAGGATTTCCGGATCGATATCATCATCGACCAGGGGCCGAATGCGCGGAGTGTCCGCCTGAATCTGCCGAAGTTCACGCTGGTGGGGGCGACGACGCGGGCGGGGATGCTGAGCGCGCCGCTGCGGAGCCGCTTCGGGCTGGTGAACCGGCTCGATTACTACACGGCGGAGGAGCTTTCGGGGATCGTGGCCCGCTCGGCGCGGCTGCTGAATGTGGAGATGGACGCGGAGGGGGCGACGGAGGTGGCGCGCCGCTCGCGGGGGACGCCGCGGATCGCGAACAATCTGCTGCGCTGGGTGCGGGACTTCGCGGCGGTGCGGAACGCGGGGCGGGTCGACAAGGCGACGGCCGACGCGGCGCTCCACATGCTCGACATCGACGACGACGGGCTCGACGAGATGGACAAGAAGCTGCTGGAGGCGCTGGTCCACAAGTTCGGCGGCGGGCCGGTCGGGGTCTCGTCGCTGGCGGTGGCGGTGGGGGAGGAGTCGGGGACGCTCGAGGAGGTCCATGAGCCGTACCTGATCCTGGAGGGGTTCCTGAAGCGGACGCCGCAGGGCCGCGTGGCGACGCCGAAGACCTACCAGAAGCTCGGCGTGACGCCGACGCGGAAGCAGCAGGATCTGTTTTAG
- a CDS encoding response regulator transcription factor has product MSEASPSSPCRVLIVDDHPVVRLGVTLSLEAAAEEFVLCGEAATPGEALDLVERLRPDAAVVDLHLGGRDGFDLIDDLTALHPPLRIVVYTAMEERLYVRRALRAGARGYLMKGCDPALLVPALRTVVSGGLAVSEAAWKDAAPGAEEPASIDALSNRELQVFRLIGLGGAPAAIAEKMGLSVKTVGSYRERIKSKLRLADGIDLDQAAYEFVRRSKEIIPPAR; this is encoded by the coding sequence ATGTCCGAGGCCTCTCCCTCCTCCCCCTGCCGCGTCCTGATCGTCGACGACCATCCGGTCGTCCGGCTCGGCGTGACGCTTTCCCTGGAGGCGGCTGCCGAGGAATTCGTCCTTTGCGGCGAGGCGGCGACGCCGGGGGAGGCGCTCGACCTGGTCGAGCGGCTCCGGCCCGATGCCGCCGTCGTCGATCTCCACCTCGGAGGGCGGGACGGCTTCGACCTGATCGACGACCTGACGGCGCTCCACCCGCCGCTCCGCATCGTCGTCTACACGGCGATGGAGGAGCGGCTCTACGTGCGGCGGGCGCTGCGGGCGGGGGCGCGGGGGTACCTGATGAAGGGATGCGATCCGGCGCTGCTCGTCCCGGCGCTGCGGACGGTCGTCTCCGGGGGCCTCGCCGTCAGCGAGGCGGCGTGGAAGGACGCCGCCCCGGGGGCGGAGGAACCGGCCTCGATCGACGCCCTCTCGAACCGGGAGCTCCAGGTCTTCCGGCTGATCGGCCTCGGCGGCGCGCCCGCCGCGATCGCGGAGAAGATGGGCCTGAGCGTGAAGACCGTCGGCTCCTACCGGGAGCGGATCAAGTCGAAGCTCCGCCTCGCCGACGGCATCGACCTCGACCAGGCCGCCTACGAGTTCGTCCGCCGGAGCAAGGAGATCATCCCTCCGGCAAGGTAA
- a CDS encoding LLM class flavin-dependent oxidoreductase, producing the protein MIPFSVLDLSPVAQGSTPAEALWNSLDLARHAELLGYHRYWLAEHHGMPGIASAATAVVIGHVAAGTKTIRVGSGGIMLPNHSPLVIAEQFGTLASLYPGRIDLGLGRAPGSDLATARALRRNPLTDADTFPADVRELQAFLGPAQPGAAVQAVPGAGTGVPLWLLGSSLYSAQLAAILGLPFAFASHFAPAALLRALELYRHHFQPSAQLAKPYVMIAANVFAAETDAEARRQFSSVQQAFANLRRGAPGPVPTPVDDIDALLSPAERAQVDEALAYSAVGTAERVAEDLGLILAETRPDELLIAGHFHDHMARRRSFEIVAQVRDGMK; encoded by the coding sequence ATGATTCCCTTTTCCGTCCTCGATCTTTCTCCCGTCGCCCAGGGCTCGACCCCGGCGGAGGCGCTGTGGAATTCCCTCGACCTGGCCCGCCATGCGGAGCTCCTCGGCTACCATCGCTATTGGCTGGCGGAACACCACGGGATGCCGGGCATCGCGAGCGCGGCGACCGCCGTCGTCATCGGCCACGTGGCGGCCGGGACGAAGACGATCCGGGTCGGCTCCGGCGGGATCATGTTGCCGAACCATTCCCCCCTCGTGATCGCGGAGCAGTTCGGCACCCTCGCCTCGCTCTATCCCGGCCGGATCGACCTCGGCCTCGGCCGCGCCCCGGGCTCCGACCTGGCGACGGCCCGCGCCCTCCGCCGCAATCCGCTGACCGATGCCGACACGTTCCCCGCCGATGTCCGGGAACTCCAGGCGTTCCTCGGCCCGGCGCAGCCGGGGGCGGCGGTCCAGGCGGTCCCGGGCGCGGGGACCGGCGTCCCGCTCTGGCTGCTGGGATCGAGCCTCTACAGCGCCCAGCTGGCGGCGATCCTCGGGCTTCCCTTCGCCTTCGCCTCCCACTTCGCCCCCGCCGCCCTCCTCCGGGCGCTGGAGCTCTACCGCCATCACTTCCAGCCGTCGGCGCAGCTGGCGAAGCCGTACGTGATGATCGCGGCGAATGTCTTCGCCGCCGAGACCGACGCCGAGGCGCGGCGGCAGTTCTCGTCGGTCCAGCAGGCGTTCGCCAACCTCCGGCGCGGCGCGCCCGGGCCGGTGCCGACGCCGGTCGACGACATCGACGCCCTCCTCTCCCCGGCGGAACGGGCGCAGGTCGACGAGGCCCTCGCCTATTCCGCCGTCGGCACGGCGGAGCGGGTCGCCGAGGACCTCGGCCTCATCCTCGCGGAGACGCGGCCCGACGAGCTGCTGATCGCCGGCCACTTCCACGACCACATGGCCCGCCGCCGTTCCTTCGAGATCGTCGCGCAGGTGCGGGACGGGATGAAGTAA
- a CDS encoding PLDc N-terminal domain-containing protein, whose amino-acid sequence MPSLNLSFSSLSSLNDLWPVMLFWAILFVGTLVELLRRRGFDPVTRLTWVVIVVFVPVVGLFLYWLVPKDFSEPLEKAAPKKASPSNSLAGTPWENDPGHTL is encoded by the coding sequence ATGCCCTCCCTCAATCTCTCCTTCAGCTCGCTTTCATCCCTCAACGACCTCTGGCCGGTCATGCTCTTCTGGGCCATTCTTTTCGTTGGTACGCTGGTCGAGCTTCTCCGTCGCCGGGGCTTCGATCCCGTCACCCGGTTGACGTGGGTCGTCATCGTGGTCTTCGTTCCGGTCGTCGGCCTCTTCTTGTACTGGCTGGTTCCCAAAGATTTCTCCGAGCCTCTTGAGAAAGCGGCTCCCAAAAAGGCTTCTCCCTCGAATTCCCTCGCAGGGACTCCGTGGGAAAACGATCCGGGTCATACGCTCTAA
- a CDS encoding secondary thiamine-phosphate synthase enzyme YjbQ: MKSHRKELWFEVPQRRAYLNITPQVEAALRESGIKEGLCLVNAMHISASVFINDDERGLHGDFEKWLERLAPEKPHSQYRHNETGEDNADAHLKRSIMGRETVVAVTAGRLDFGPWEQIFYAEFDGLRKKRVLVKIIGD, encoded by the coding sequence ATGAAATCCCACCGCAAGGAACTCTGGTTCGAGGTGCCGCAGCGGCGGGCCTACCTCAACATCACGCCGCAGGTGGAGGCGGCGCTGCGGGAGAGCGGGATCAAGGAGGGGCTTTGTCTCGTGAATGCGATGCATATCAGCGCCTCGGTCTTCATCAACGACGATGAGCGCGGGCTCCACGGCGATTTCGAGAAGTGGCTCGAACGCCTCGCGCCGGAGAAGCCCCACTCCCAGTACCGCCACAACGAGACGGGGGAGGACAATGCCGACGCCCACCTGAAGCGTTCGATCATGGGCCGGGAGACCGTGGTGGCGGTGACGGCGGGGAGGCTCGACTTCGGGCCGTGGGAGCAGATTTTCTATGCCGAGTTCGACGGGCTGCGGAAGAAGCGGGTGCTGGTGAAGATCATCGGGGACTAG
- a CDS encoding winged helix DNA-binding domain-containing protein: MTPQEIIRLRLASQQLAASVCTKPEEVVARLGAMQAQEHGSAKWAIGARLQRAGAGATEAAIDGAVARRAIVRSWPMRGTIHYVAAADLRWMLALLTPRILAGTAERQKRLELDAAVFAQTRKRFSKWLKGGATLARTALLAALDQDGIPTAQNRGYHILWRHAQEGLICFGPHEGKEPTFALLDDWIPLSKSRALEGEAALEELAHRYFTGHGPATLDDFVWWSGLKVSDARRAIARAEKRLARIDGEQAEGRLTYWMAPEAATGKATRPPEIQFLPAFDEYLLGYRNREAQLDAAHAPKIVPGGNGIFLPMLLAQGRIVGTWKKAVKKKGVTVTALPFVPFPPAARKKAAEAVEAYGRFLGLPITLSIG; encoded by the coding sequence ATGACTCCGCAAGAGATCATCCGCCTCCGTCTCGCCAGCCAGCAGTTGGCGGCCTCCGTTTGCACGAAGCCCGAGGAGGTCGTCGCCCGGCTCGGCGCGATGCAGGCGCAGGAACACGGCAGCGCGAAGTGGGCGATCGGGGCGCGCCTGCAGAGAGCGGGGGCGGGGGCGACCGAAGCCGCTATCGACGGGGCCGTCGCGCGCCGCGCGATCGTCCGCAGCTGGCCGATGCGAGGGACGATCCATTATGTCGCCGCCGCCGATCTCCGCTGGATGCTGGCCCTCCTCACGCCGCGGATCCTCGCCGGGACGGCGGAGCGGCAGAAGCGGCTGGAATTGGACGCCGCGGTCTTCGCGCAGACGCGGAAACGGTTCTCGAAGTGGCTGAAGGGCGGGGCGACGCTGGCCCGCACGGCGCTCCTCGCCGCCCTCGACCAGGACGGCATCCCGACGGCGCAGAATCGGGGATATCACATTCTCTGGCGTCACGCCCAGGAGGGGTTGATCTGCTTCGGCCCTCATGAAGGGAAGGAGCCGACCTTCGCCCTCCTCGACGATTGGATCCCGCTTTCCAAAAGCCGCGCCCTGGAGGGAGAGGCGGCGTTGGAGGAGCTGGCCCACCGCTATTTCACCGGCCACGGCCCGGCGACGCTCGACGACTTCGTCTGGTGGTCGGGGCTGAAGGTCTCCGATGCGCGGAGGGCGATCGCGCGGGCGGAGAAGCGGCTGGCGCGGATCGATGGGGAGCAGGCGGAGGGCAGGCTGACTTACTGGATGGCGCCCGAAGCGGCGACGGGAAAGGCGACGAGGCCCCCCGAAATCCAGTTCCTGCCCGCCTTCGACGAGTACCTCCTCGGCTACCGGAACCGCGAGGCCCAACTCGATGCGGCCCATGCGCCGAAGATCGTTCCGGGCGGCAACGGCATTTTTCTCCCGATGCTCCTGGCGCAGGGGCGGATCGTGGGGACGTGGAAAAAGGCGGTGAAGAAAAAAGGGGTGACGGTGACCGCGCTCCCCTTTGTCCCGTTCCCCCCGGCCGCCCGGAAAAAGGCCGCCGAGGCGGTGGAGGCCTATGGGCGATTCCTCGGTCTTCCTATCACGCTTTCGATCGGATAG
- a CDS encoding TonB-dependent receptor yields MGRKSALRLLPLSLLGWGLGLGALSSREARGEEAAAVPLPVVTVTGAAPGGSAGTGTAAVYDQAAIETIRPFNLTDLLSQNSFGFSVNYSPGHTLFNIRGALTAAQGWDDVSQIPVLVNGRRAGTANIGKLSTEDAARVEVSRGPASVAYDSTASMGGVVNLVTKDGTTAPGNRVTGTFGSFDRYTGQIESGGKEKAFDWYVSATGSTSGNYTSGSGSAGTMPNTAYDRGNLNLTLGYDLDATGANRIEVIVRHDGVYDAGHPGLTYSLTDTDTRMNTSVDAIYTGAATGGGLRWSDHFYYVQDVDIFDWPQNPFIGLAASGAGYYGTPGVLRDRDARTQNLAGDKIAFTVEPTESNTLLAGVDLEHGWLENTRSRVAAPGYPAANPFAPAVNLPPTEYNNESYMAAVYAEDAQRFLDDRLVLQAGGRFQFTNAKLLGTEYQTASFDSAARNAGSGTYRVASAYEVRKGWKLRASVGTGFRAVTPGELHSATQQGNGFTVSGNPNLKDEYSLTSEYGVHGEEGPLSADLAYFRNTIHNSVVSLPTATPLVYTWRNIDREKISGLEAAFSYDLARLGKWAGYRLEPYATGSKLFQFDGEGVPYALSDSHMLKIDDYQATLGLRGGKIGKWSSDWYAVWSGPSYESAASEGYTADSHLISQVPSWWVLNMRQSYEVTASLSLFFGINNLLDRDYDPASLGLNRANSGILPKATAGGLGSSAPGREFLGGFVVSF; encoded by the coding sequence ATGGGTCGAAAATCCGCTCTCCGACTGCTGCCGCTCTCCCTCCTGGGGTGGGGGCTCGGTCTCGGCGCGCTTTCGTCCCGGGAGGCGCGGGGGGAAGAGGCCGCCGCCGTTCCCCTTCCCGTCGTCACGGTGACCGGCGCCGCCCCGGGCGGGAGCGCGGGGACCGGTACCGCCGCGGTCTACGACCAGGCCGCCATCGAGACGATCCGCCCCTTCAACCTCACCGACCTGCTGAGCCAGAATTCTTTCGGCTTCTCGGTCAATTACTCGCCGGGCCATACCCTCTTCAACATCCGGGGGGCGCTGACCGCCGCGCAGGGCTGGGACGACGTCAGCCAGATCCCGGTCCTCGTCAACGGGCGGCGCGCGGGGACGGCGAACATCGGGAAGCTCTCCACCGAGGACGCGGCGCGGGTCGAGGTCTCGCGCGGGCCCGCCTCGGTCGCCTACGACAGCACGGCCTCGATGGGGGGCGTCGTCAACCTCGTCACGAAGGACGGGACGACGGCCCCGGGCAACCGGGTGACGGGAACCTTCGGCTCCTTCGACCGCTACACCGGCCAGATCGAGAGCGGCGGGAAGGAGAAAGCCTTCGACTGGTACGTCTCGGCAACCGGCTCGACGAGCGGGAACTACACCTCGGGTTCCGGGAGCGCCGGGACGATGCCGAACACCGCCTACGACCGGGGGAACCTGAACCTCACCCTCGGCTACGACCTCGACGCGACCGGCGCGAACCGGATCGAGGTGATCGTCCGCCACGACGGCGTCTACGACGCGGGCCACCCCGGCCTCACCTACAGCCTCACCGACACCGACACGCGGATGAACACCTCGGTCGACGCGATCTACACCGGGGCGGCGACGGGGGGCGGGCTCCGCTGGTCGGACCATTTCTATTACGTCCAGGACGTCGACATCTTCGACTGGCCGCAGAATCCCTTCATCGGCCTCGCCGCCTCCGGGGCCGGCTACTACGGCACGCCGGGCGTCCTCCGGGACCGCGACGCGCGGACACAGAACCTCGCCGGGGACAAGATCGCCTTCACCGTCGAGCCGACCGAATCGAACACCCTCCTCGCCGGCGTCGACCTCGAGCACGGCTGGCTCGAGAACACCCGCTCCCGCGTCGCCGCCCCCGGCTACCCGGCGGCGAATCCCTTCGCCCCCGCCGTCAACCTCCCGCCGACCGAGTACAACAACGAGAGCTACATGGCCGCCGTCTACGCCGAGGACGCCCAGCGGTTCCTCGACGACCGCCTCGTCCTCCAGGCGGGGGGCCGCTTCCAGTTCACGAACGCGAAGCTCCTCGGCACCGAGTACCAGACCGCCTCCTTCGACTCGGCGGCGCGGAACGCCGGTTCGGGGACCTACCGCGTCGCCTCGGCCTACGAGGTGCGGAAGGGATGGAAGCTCCGGGCGAGCGTCGGCACCGGCTTCCGCGCCGTCACCCCCGGGGAGCTCCACTCCGCGACGCAGCAGGGGAACGGCTTCACCGTGTCGGGCAACCCGAACCTCAAGGACGAATACAGCCTCACCTCGGAATACGGCGTCCACGGCGAGGAGGGGCCGCTCTCCGCCGACCTCGCCTACTTCCGCAACACGATCCACAACAGCGTCGTCTCCCTCCCGACGGCGACCCCCCTCGTCTACACGTGGCGCAACATCGACCGGGAGAAGATCAGCGGCCTCGAGGCGGCGTTCTCCTACGACCTCGCCCGCCTCGGCAAGTGGGCCGGCTACCGGCTGGAGCCCTACGCCACGGGGAGCAAGCTCTTCCAGTTCGACGGCGAGGGGGTCCCCTACGCACTGAGCGATTCCCACATGTTGAAGATCGACGACTACCAGGCGACCCTCGGCCTCCGCGGCGGGAAGATCGGGAAGTGGAGCAGCGACTGGTACGCCGTCTGGTCCGGCCCGAGCTACGAGAGCGCCGCCTCCGAGGGCTACACCGCCGACAGCCACCTCATCTCCCAGGTCCCGTCCTGGTGGGTCCTCAACATGCGGCAGAGCTACGAGGTCACCGCCTCCCTGAGCCTCTTCTTCGGGATCAACAACCTCCTCGACCGCGATTACGATCCCGCCTCCCTCGGCCTGAACCGGGCGAACTCGGGCATCCTCCCGAAGGCGACCGCCGGGGGCCTCGGGTCGAGCGCGCCGGGGCGGGAATTCCTTGGCGGCTTCGTCGTCTCGTTTTAA
- a CDS encoding LytTR family DNA-binding domain-containing protein — protein sequence MSKRPPHRGKVGAGVRRGRPPRFLVLSVAPQETVGRAATPLAPPAATIVLREGGNHHVVPVEAISLIVAEGNYTHVHLHSGEKFFLTRAIGAWQDILPSLLFLRLDRSILVNRVHIARVESFSPEQTLLHVAAVPSPVRLGRVGGKRLRFDLDRQRRVRREEALSLAA from the coding sequence ATGAGCAAGCGTCCTCCCCATCGCGGGAAGGTCGGGGCCGGGGTGCGACGGGGTCGCCCTCCCCGCTTCCTGGTCCTTTCCGTCGCCCCGCAGGAAACGGTCGGGCGCGCCGCCACGCCCCTCGCCCCTCCCGCCGCCACCATCGTCCTCCGCGAGGGGGGGAACCACCACGTCGTCCCCGTCGAGGCGATCAGCCTCATCGTCGCCGAGGGCAACTACACCCACGTCCATCTCCACTCCGGCGAAAAGTTCTTCCTCACCCGGGCCATCGGAGCGTGGCAGGATATCCTCCCTTCGCTCCTCTTCCTCCGTCTCGACCGGAGCATCCTCGTGAACCGCGTCCACATCGCCAGGGTCGAGAGCTTCTCCCCGGAGCAGACGCTCCTCCACGTCGCCGCCGTTCCCTCCCCCGTCCGGCTCGGGCGCGTGGGGGGAAAGCGGCTCCGCTTCGACCTCGACCGGCAGAGGCGCGTCCGCCGGGAAGAGGCGCTCTCCCTCGCCGCCTGA
- a CDS encoding HAMP domain-containing sensor histidine kinase: MTTRPGFWLRLISLGIREEMDFGLRKKFHVLNSVALVITLFSAILATVNYLQRNHHLLPYNVTMTVTGAAGLWLLSRGLWRPALVGLAVIGMTVSALQAWLTRNGLEVNFLCFGLLMIFLMDSGFWRFCWVFLGGIGYVVILGAHFEFFRNAGVSQGRYITNVVIGVATLFVYCEVFRRVSDDYRALVERKNRDLDRANEAKETLFALVSHDLRGPVIRLKESVDHLVAGRLTPERFESIQGILRDDIHRLHASMESILRWASSQMAFHEIRLERVALAPAVDETLALFAAVAREKGIAVRNGVAPGIAVRADAGRLQAVLRNLVSNALKFTAPGGTVSIGAQSGVGAGETRCWEIAVADTGLGNGVDRAGFASGAATVRRILENGEGAAAHWGSGGDGTGERGFGLGLRLCRDFLLAQGGSLRAEEGSAGGTVLVVTLPEG; the protein is encoded by the coding sequence ATGACGACCCGCCCCGGCTTCTGGCTCCGCCTCATCTCCCTCGGCATCCGCGAGGAGATGGACTTCGGGCTGCGGAAGAAATTCCACGTCCTCAACAGCGTGGCCCTCGTGATCACCCTCTTCTCGGCGATCCTCGCCACGGTCAATTACCTCCAGCGGAACCACCATCTTCTTCCCTACAACGTGACGATGACCGTCACCGGGGCCGCCGGGCTCTGGCTCCTGTCGCGGGGATTGTGGCGTCCGGCGCTCGTCGGCCTGGCCGTCATCGGGATGACGGTCTCGGCCCTCCAGGCGTGGCTGACCCGCAACGGCCTCGAGGTGAATTTCCTCTGCTTCGGCCTCCTCATGATCTTCCTGATGGATTCCGGCTTCTGGCGCTTCTGCTGGGTCTTCCTCGGTGGGATCGGCTATGTCGTCATCCTCGGCGCCCATTTCGAGTTCTTCCGCAATGCCGGGGTCTCGCAGGGGAGGTACATCACCAATGTCGTCATCGGCGTCGCCACGCTCTTCGTCTACTGCGAAGTCTTCCGCCGGGTGAGCGACGACTACCGCGCCCTCGTCGAACGGAAGAACCGCGACCTCGACCGGGCCAACGAGGCGAAGGAGACGCTCTTCGCCCTCGTCTCCCACGACCTGCGGGGACCGGTGATCCGGCTGAAGGAATCGGTCGACCACCTCGTCGCGGGCCGCCTCACGCCGGAGCGGTTCGAGTCGATCCAGGGAATCCTCCGGGACGACATCCACCGCCTCCACGCCTCGATGGAGAGCATCCTCCGGTGGGCGTCGAGCCAGATGGCCTTCCACGAGATCCGGCTGGAGCGCGTCGCCCTCGCCCCGGCGGTCGACGAGACCCTCGCGCTCTTCGCCGCCGTGGCGCGGGAAAAGGGGATCGCCGTCCGCAACGGCGTCGCCCCCGGGATCGCCGTCCGCGCCGACGCCGGGCGGCTCCAGGCCGTCCTCCGGAACCTCGTCTCGAACGCGTTGAAATTCACCGCGCCCGGCGGGACCGTCTCGATCGGGGCGCAGTCCGGCGTCGGTGCGGGGGAAACGCGCTGCTGGGAGATCGCCGTCGCCGATACGGGGCTCGGCAACGGCGTCGATCGGGCCGGTTTCGCATCGGGCGCGGCCACGGTGCGGCGGATCCTCGAAAACGGGGAGGGCGCGGCGGCCCACTGGGGGAGCGGCGGCGACGGGACGGGCGAGCGGGGCTTCGGCCTCGGCCTCCGGCTGTGCCGGGACTTCCTCCTGGCGCAGGGCGGCTCCCTGCGGGCCGAGGAAGGGAGCGCGGGGGGGACCGTCCTCGTCGTTACCTTGCCGGAGGGATGA